One region of Chlorobiota bacterium genomic DNA includes:
- a CDS encoding DUF1446 domain-containing protein produces MKDMIRIASGQGFWGDLLTAPIDQVNNGPIDYLMMDYLAEVTMSIVQKQKLKDPKLGYAKDLISTIDAILPQLVQKNIKLITNGGGVNLQACRDAILEVARKHGLSVNVGVVTGDDILESIDELMEQGAQLKNMESGESAEEVRHRLLSANVYLGAAPIVEALRGGAQIVITGRTTDTGLCLAPMIHEFGWSMDDWDRIAAGTIAGHIIECGAQSSGGNYMEDWENVPDMANIGFPIIEAYPSGEFVVTKHPGTGGRVSRGTVAEQCLYEIGNPTEYITPDVVADFTTINLEDLGNDRVRVHGIKGRPNTPFFKVSMSYSDGYSAFATLTYAWPDAIRKAKAGDAILRARLQKLGLEFDEVLTEFVGYNACHGPLSEAANPDPEEVMMRIGVRGPDFKAVERFGKEIAPLILTGPPNVTGFAGGRPRPSEVVAYWPALIDKTLINPRVKVEVVESHAATPAQ; encoded by the coding sequence ATGAAGGATATGATCCGCATCGCTTCCGGCCAGGGGTTCTGGGGCGACCTGCTTACCGCGCCGATTGACCAAGTCAACAACGGCCCGATTGATTACCTGATGATGGATTACTTGGCCGAAGTGACCATGTCCATCGTCCAAAAACAAAAGCTGAAGGACCCGAAGCTGGGCTACGCCAAGGACCTGATTTCCACGATTGACGCAATCCTTCCGCAGCTTGTTCAGAAGAATATCAAGCTGATTACCAACGGCGGCGGCGTAAACCTTCAGGCCTGCCGCGATGCCATTCTGGAGGTTGCACGCAAGCATGGCCTAAGCGTCAACGTTGGCGTGGTGACCGGGGATGACATCCTGGAGAGCATTGATGAATTGATGGAGCAAGGGGCCCAGCTTAAAAACATGGAGAGTGGTGAATCCGCCGAAGAAGTGCGCCACCGGCTGCTTTCCGCGAACGTCTATTTGGGGGCCGCGCCGATTGTGGAGGCCTTGCGTGGCGGCGCGCAGATTGTTATCACCGGGCGCACCACCGACACCGGCTTATGCCTTGCCCCAATGATCCATGAATTCGGCTGGAGCATGGACGACTGGGACCGGATTGCTGCGGGGACAATCGCCGGGCATATCATCGAGTGCGGCGCGCAGTCCAGCGGCGGAAACTACATGGAGGATTGGGAAAACGTCCCCGACATGGCGAACATCGGGTTCCCGATCATCGAGGCGTATCCCAGCGGTGAGTTCGTGGTGACGAAGCACCCGGGCACCGGCGGGCGCGTTTCGCGCGGGACCGTGGCCGAGCAATGCCTGTACGAAATTGGCAACCCAACGGAGTATATCACCCCCGACGTTGTGGCCGATTTCACCACCATCAACCTTGAAGATTTGGGGAACGACCGCGTTCGGGTCCACGGGATCAAGGGGCGGCCAAATACTCCATTCTTCAAAGTCTCCATGAGCTACTCCGACGGATATTCCGCCTTCGCAACGCTGACGTACGCTTGGCCCGATGCCATCCGCAAAGCCAAAGCTGGCGATGCAATCCTGCGGGCACGGTTGCAGAAACTTGGGCTGGAGTTCGATGAAGTCCTGACGGAGTTCGTGGGCTACAACGCCTGCCACGGACCCCTGTCGGAAGCCGCCAACCCCGACCCCGAGGAAGTGATGATGCGGATTGGCGTGCGCGGCCCAGACTTCAAAGCGGTGGAACGGTTCGGGAAGGAGATTGCGCCGCTGATTTTAACCGGCCCGCCAAACGTCACCGGGTTTGCCGGCGGACGCCCGCGCCCAAGCGAAGTTGTGGCCTACTGGCCCGCACTGATTGATAAAACCCTGATAAATCCCCGCGTGAAAGTGGAAGTGGTGGAGTCGCACGCTGCCACGCCAGCCCAATAG
- the topA gene encoding type I DNA topoisomerase — protein MAKSLVIVESPAKAKTINKYLGSEYIVEASVGHVKDLPKGGLSIDVDAGFVPTYEVIKGKRDVIERLKNLASRAETIFLATDPDREGEAIAWHIAQEIKAKGKKIRRVLFNEITKSGITAAMRQPRDIDRDLVAAQEARRVMDRLIGYKVSPFLWNRFRGESRGLSAGRVQSVALRLVVERERAINSFIPIEYWSLIGHFRTGKGEEITAKLIRYAGEEIRNPSGSATELKEEAKRSFIATRENAERLQSRAVKESYAISHVSKKEVRRSAPPPFTTSTIQQDAGRRLRFSTKKVMDLAQKLYEGVELGAQGLTGLITYMRTDSTRVSEEAVGMAEEFIYENFGKEYLPQGGKGKKTAIKKKGDSTVQDAHEAIRPTNLKITPKEARKHLDRDLAALYELVWNRFVASQMADALFDQTTLDIEGGPFVFRATGRITKFRGWMQVYGDEEEEKEKEKEKKEASGTAEVKDAKQKRGKSAKSATPQPDTADPDDDAADRDRILPDVKEGEPLTIESVDIRQSFTKPPARYTESLLVKEMEAKGIGRPSTYANIIQTIQDRGYVEQRERKLYATELGMKVCDALVVGFPALFDLKFTAKMEEELDTIAGGKTSYLEVMRKFYRPLTVALGAAGSLAPGGASGGSAEGRLASGKATRKKAKELPSGEGEQPERKRPGKPKGTPTDTRCQKCGAPMELREGNYGPYLACTGFPQCRNIINATPDGKPRQRGAAEPQSAKAAPPPTGITCEQCGAPMLKRSGKNGEFYGCSNYPTCRNTKPVPLGIKCPQCGTGDLAQRVGGRYNSTFYACTRYPECRFTSSGKPLNQPCSNCGNAWTTEGWDQYDGAMIECPKCKARKPKG, from the coding sequence ATGGCCAAATCCCTTGTCATCGTCGAGTCGCCGGCAAAGGCGAAGACTATCAACAAGTACCTCGGCAGTGAGTATATCGTCGAGGCCTCGGTTGGCCATGTCAAGGATTTGCCAAAGGGTGGACTTTCCATTGATGTTGATGCCGGGTTTGTTCCCACCTACGAGGTCATCAAAGGGAAGCGCGACGTGATCGAGCGGCTGAAAAACCTTGCTTCCCGTGCCGAGACGATCTTCCTTGCCACCGACCCCGACCGCGAGGGGGAGGCGATTGCCTGGCATATCGCCCAGGAGATCAAGGCGAAGGGGAAAAAAATCCGGCGAGTGCTGTTTAACGAGATCACCAAAAGCGGCATCACCGCCGCCATGCGCCAACCCCGCGACATTGACCGCGACCTTGTGGCGGCCCAAGAAGCGCGCCGCGTGATGGACCGCCTGATCGGCTACAAAGTCTCCCCCTTCCTCTGGAATCGTTTCCGTGGGGAGTCGCGGGGGTTGTCGGCGGGGCGGGTGCAGTCGGTGGCATTGCGGCTGGTGGTGGAGCGCGAACGAGCCATCAACTCCTTCATCCCGATTGAGTATTGGTCGCTGATTGGCCACTTCCGCACGGGGAAAGGGGAGGAGATCACCGCAAAGCTGATCCGCTACGCCGGGGAGGAAATCCGCAACCCCAGCGGATCGGCCACGGAGCTGAAGGAGGAGGCAAAACGGAGCTTCATCGCCACCCGCGAAAACGCCGAACGCCTGCAATCGCGTGCCGTGAAGGAATCGTACGCGATCTCCCACGTTTCCAAAAAGGAGGTCCGCCGCAGCGCACCGCCACCCTTCACCACCAGCACGATTCAGCAAGATGCCGGGCGGCGGCTTCGGTTCAGCACAAAAAAGGTGATGGATCTGGCGCAAAAACTTTACGAAGGGGTGGAGCTTGGTGCACAGGGGCTAACCGGCCTTATCACCTACATGAGGACCGACAGCACCCGGGTTAGCGAGGAAGCGGTGGGAATGGCCGAGGAGTTCATCTACGAAAATTTTGGGAAGGAATACCTGCCACAAGGGGGAAAGGGGAAGAAGACGGCGATCAAAAAAAAGGGGGATTCAACGGTCCAGGATGCCCACGAAGCAATCCGGCCAACCAATCTGAAGATCACCCCAAAAGAAGCACGCAAGCACCTGGATCGCGACCTTGCCGCGCTGTACGAATTGGTCTGGAACCGGTTTGTTGCCAGCCAAATGGCCGACGCGCTGTTCGACCAAACAACGCTGGATATTGAAGGGGGGCCGTTTGTGTTCCGCGCCACCGGGCGCATCACAAAGTTCCGAGGGTGGATGCAGGTGTATGGCGATGAGGAGGAAGAGAAGGAGAAGGAGAAGGAGAAGAAAGAGGCCAGCGGCACCGCCGAAGTAAAGGATGCCAAGCAGAAGCGGGGGAAATCGGCAAAGTCCGCCACTCCCCAGCCCGATACCGCCGACCCCGACGACGACGCAGCCGACCGCGACCGCATCCTTCCCGATGTGAAAGAAGGGGAGCCACTGACGATAGAGTCGGTGGATATTCGCCAGAGCTTCACCAAGCCGCCGGCCCGCTACACCGAAAGTCTGCTGGTAAAGGAGATGGAGGCCAAAGGGATTGGGCGGCCCAGCACCTACGCCAACATCATCCAGACTATCCAGGACCGGGGATACGTGGAGCAGCGGGAGCGGAAGCTGTACGCGACCGAGCTTGGCATGAAGGTCTGCGATGCCCTTGTGGTGGGCTTCCCCGCGTTGTTCGATCTGAAATTTACCGCGAAGATGGAGGAGGAGCTGGACACCATCGCCGGCGGAAAAACCAGCTACCTTGAGGTGATGCGGAAGTTCTACCGCCCGCTGACTGTTGCGCTTGGCGCGGCAGGAAGTCTAGCCCCCGGGGGAGCATCGGGCGGTTCGGCGGAAGGCCGACTGGCCAGCGGAAAAGCAACGCGCAAAAAAGCAAAGGAGCTACCCAGCGGGGAAGGGGAACAGCCCGAACGGAAGCGGCCCGGAAAACCGAAGGGCACCCCAACCGACACCCGCTGCCAGAAATGCGGCGCGCCGATGGAGCTACGCGAAGGGAACTACGGTCCATACCTTGCTTGCACCGGATTCCCGCAATGCCGGAACATCATCAACGCCACCCCCGACGGCAAACCTCGCCAGCGTGGGGCTGCCGAGCCGCAATCCGCCAAAGCCGCCCCGCCGCCCACCGGAATCACCTGCGAGCAGTGCGGCGCGCCGATGCTGAAACGCAGCGGAAAGAATGGTGAGTTTTACGGATGCAGCAACTATCCAACCTGCCGCAACACCAAGCCCGTTCCGCTTGGGATCAAGTGCCCGCAGTGCGGCACGGGGGACCTTGCCCAGAGGGTGGGGGGGCGGTACAACAGCACTTTCTACGCCTGCACCCGCTACCCCGAATGCCGATTTACCAGCAGCGGGAAACCGCTCAACCAGCCATGCAGCAACTGCGGCAACGCCTGGACAACCGAAGGCTGGGACCAGTACGACGGGGCAATGATTGAATGCCCAAAATGCAAAGCGCGGAAGCCGAAGGGATAG
- a CDS encoding pirin family protein encodes METTVIEGAGVLQSITLLRADPAEAMPERTERDAVLLTWVAEGSWAVRDTFNNGATVFPGDVLRVAAGTGMTMVEGNPSATEGARIVQLRMRPVREAMIPGYEVRNFFPEEMDSAPLLVAALAPHGDQQGNVANACAAVQLYALRISPAHSHRLCAVPVQRFVILVEGTVSIDGTEATTAIAIAEGREALIESPTGGTVVIVQL; translated from the coding sequence ATGGAAACCACCGTGATAGAAGGCGCAGGAGTTCTGCAAAGCATCACCCTGCTGCGTGCGGACCCAGCCGAAGCAATGCCCGAACGCACCGAGCGCGATGCCGTGCTGCTAACGTGGGTGGCCGAAGGAAGCTGGGCCGTGCGCGACACGTTCAACAACGGGGCAACGGTCTTCCCGGGCGACGTGCTTCGGGTTGCGGCTGGCACGGGGATGACGATGGTGGAGGGCAATCCTTCGGCAACCGAGGGGGCGCGCATCGTCCAGCTGCGGATGCGGCCAGTGCGGGAAGCGATGATCCCGGGCTACGAGGTTCGCAATTTTTTCCCGGAGGAGATGGATTCTGCGCCGCTGCTGGTTGCCGCGCTTGCCCCGCACGGGGACCAGCAGGGCAACGTGGCGAACGCGTGCGCGGCGGTTCAACTCTATGCCCTTCGTATTTCCCCCGCCCATTCTCACCGGCTGTGTGCGGTGCCGGTCCAACGGTTCGTTATCCTGGTGGAGGGAACCGTGAGCATTGACGGAACGGAAGCCACCACCGCAATTGCCATTGCCGAAGGAAGAGAAGCACTGATTGAATCGCCAACCGGCGGAACGGTGGTGATCGTGCAGCTATAG